From Corynebacterium pseudotuberculosis:
AAAGGAGCCGTTTCTCCTGGCCGGATCATTTCCTCCGCACTGACCCGCTTCACATCATAGAGTCCCTAGAACCAGCGGCCGAACATAATAAATACAGCGGGGGAGTAGTCGGTGTTATTGCAGGCTCCGAAACCTACCCGGGCGCGGCCGTTCTCACCGCCACTGCGGCAGTACACGCCACGCCTTCCATGGTGCGTTTTGTCGGCTCGTGCGCGCAGGATGTGGTTCGAGCGCGCCCCGAGGTAGTAGCCACGGAATTGCTTATCGACGCCGGCCGCGTCCAAGCCTGGGCCTATGGGCCCGGCGCGGGTGACACTGATTGGTTGGCTGATCTACTCCAGCGACCGGAACCGCTGGTTATCGATGCCGATGGGATCACCCAATTAGCCCAAGAGCCCGAGCTGCGGGGCCTGCTTGCCCGCCGTGGCTCGCATGGGTGGCAAACCTTGATCACTCCCCACGAAGGCGAGTTCTTGCGCTTAGCCGCACGATGCGCCCCCATCCGCGATATCCATGAGGATCGGATAGGCGCAGTCCGCGATCTGGCAAGGGCGTTAGGCTGCCAGGTGCTCTTGAAAGGCCGGATCACGATCATCGGCTCAGCCGATTCCGCAGTATGCATCAATGCCGGCCATTCCTGGGCCGCAACTCCCGGTAGCGGCGATGTGCTCACTGGTCTCATAGGCGCCTGGGTCGCTCGTTCCGGGCTAGATGCTGTCCCTCTTTGTGTCTCCATCCATGCCATGGCTGCATGGCTCTCTGCGCAAACGGAATACGGTCCGGCTTCCACGTGGGCCGCAAAGATTGCTGATTTTATTTCACAAGCAACGGCTGCCTTAGCCTCCCCACAAAACAGCTAAAAGACGATAGAAAGTATCATCTCTGCAAGGATGCACAGAGCACCCACCAAGAAGAATGTGACCACAAGGCCGCGTCCGCGGGACCCTAGGATTCGGGCAAAGCATGCCCCCATGAAGGCACCTACCGTGTTGCATAAAACATCATCTAAGTCCGTGTATCCAATGGCATAGACATACTGGGTGGCTTCTATCCCCACGCTCATGAGGAAGCCAAGCATTGTGGAAAAAATTATGGGGGCCTTCCAATGACCAGCGAGTATTGTCACCAGAAGAAAACCAAAGGGGATAAAGAGTGCCACGTTTCCCACAGCATCCAACCAGGGCGCATACCAAAGCGTGGGGTTGTTCCAGGCGTCGAAAAGCTGCAGATCAATAGAACGGTTTCTGTGGGCCTCGGTGCTCCACAAACCGCCAAATGAATAGGTTCCCTTCATCAAAGTCAGCGCAAATACCACAGCCAGCGCCGCCACAAGCGTCGCCGACGCCGCCTTCACAGAACCCATTCGTTGCAAAACCATGCCGGCCACCCTAGGCAGGGAGTCTGGCAATAGGCTGGCCGTTTCCTTGCTGCAACCTTGGCGCTATTTCTTTGCAGCTTCAACCATGCCCACTACCTTGTGCAAACGTTCTTAGCTTCCTGAATACAAAAACTGGCAGAGTGTGCAAGCTCTGCCAGTTGATTAAAATCCTACTTTTTTAGACCAGCGCAGGTTCTGGGGTCTCAGTCGAGGAATCCTTACCATGCTCCTCGCGCAGCTTCTTCACACGCGCAGAACGAACCACAAGAGTGATAGCCAGTGGGATAAGGGTGAAGGCCAGAAGCACCAGGATAGCTACGCCGTAGGAACCATTCAGTTCTCCCTGTGATGCCTGAACAAAGGCATTACGCGCATAGGTCATCGGGGTGATCGGGTGGAAGACCTGGAAGAAGGAAGGAACTGTGGCCAGCGGCCAGACACCACCAAAGGAGAACATGCCAAAGGCAAAAGCCGCCAGGATAGCTATGCCGCCAGTAAAACGACCGAGCAAGGCCCGCAGCATCTGGTTAGTTGCAGCTGCTGCAGTGGCTGTGAGCAAGAAGCCCAGGGCTATACCTGCAATAGAAGCGGGTTTCCATCCCACCAGAGAGGCTCCCATAGCGAGCACAGCAAGAGTAATCACTCCGACTCCCGCGAGGCCGGCGAAAGACTTCAATGTAGGGCCAACAAAAGCGGAACGACGATCAGTGCCAAAGACATGGGGGATAAGGATCGCCGCCATAGCCATAAGGAGGAAACCAAAAACCATAACGATTAGCATCGAAGCACCGCCGGAGAGGGACTTGACCGTGGGATCCTTGGAGTCCACTACGGTTTGCACCGGGTTAGAGTTGTTCTCTTTATAGATGATCGGCACGGCAACCTGCTTTGCGGATGCCTCTACATTCTTGGCATTTGGGGCGTTAGAAGCACCTGTGCCAAGCTTTCCAGCCAGTTGCGAGGTTCCGTCCTTCAATTTCAGGGAACCGTCATGTAATTGCTGAGTGCCGTCGGCAAGCTTGCCTGCGCCCGTATTGAGCTTGATAGCACCGGTATTGAGCCGTTCAATGCCATCTTTGAGTTTGAGAACGCCACCGTAATACTCAGAATTAGGATCGCTGAGCATAGTTGCTAGGGTAGCGGTACCATTTTTCAGCTTGTGTAGTTGAGCCACCTGGTTATCGGGATTATTGGCATCAAATTTAGTAGCCAGCTCTTGCACCTTATTGGCTTGCTCCACAGCCCCGATGGCCCGGAGCGCATCTGCCGCCTGCTGTAGTTGCGGTGCAGCCTTCTGCGCGGTGGTCAGCACAGGGATGAGAGTATCCGTAAGCTTGCCGACGCCCGCATCGATCTGTTGCGCACCATCACCCAAACGAGCGGTGCCTTGTGCTAGGCGTCCAGCACCAGCAGCTAGTTGGGAGGTGCCATCGGCAAGTTGATGAGCACCACCGTTCAATTGCTGCGCGCCAGACATACCCTTGGCCAAACCTGCCTGCAGCTTACCCGCGCCCTCATCAAGCTTTGCCGAGCCATCAGCAGCGCGAGTCAGACCACCACCGAGGTTATTCACACCGGTGAGGAGTTTTTTGGCATAGGACTCAGAAATTGAGGCGGACACTGCTTGCTGAATCTTAGGCACGAGTCCACCTGTGAGGACTGAGCCGTTAGTCCCGTTGAAGTCGTTATAAGAGATCGTAATCTCTGGGTTGGTCGGCTTGTCTGCCAACAAAGTGTTGACGTTAGCCGAGAAAGACTCAGGAATGGTCACGGTGAACAGATACTTACCGCTGTCCAAGCCCTTCTTTGCCTCGTTGGCGTCGACTTCACGGAAGGCCAGGTAGTCGCGGGCCAAAAGCCCCTTGACCACCTTGTCACCATAACGCTCAAATTCACCATTACGAGTAGCCCCGGCATCCTCATTGACCACAGCGAGGTCTACCGAACGCAGATTTTTAGTGGGATCCCACATGGCCCACATATAAACAACTGAAGCAACCACGGGGAGAAGCAGGAATACCACGGCACACAGCCGCTTCCAGCTGAAGTGTCTCGTGGCCTGAGACGTAAGTTGAGACATGAGGGAATCCTCCGGTTTTAGAATTAAATACCGGACAATTATTGCCTATGCGGTTTTGTATCTAAAACCAAACCCCGAAGGAACAGTCAAAAAAGTACCCCCGCAACACCCCTAAACTGCACGAAGATATCGGTCCCACCAGATATTAAAAACCAATTAAATTGGCCTTAAGCTGCGACAATATCATTAAAATGCCAACGCAATCCCCTTAGCCTCAAACAGCTCGCCACCCCTTATGAGTGACGGCAATTACACCCCCTGAGACGCCCTAAAAGGATCCCGATATTAAGCAACCTTTTAAGAAAAGGCGGAAACTACGGCAAGGATGCTTCACTTTAAGCTTGTTTTCTTTGTTAATTCTTTGCCAACAGCACCCTAGGACTCCACAAGTACCCATTATCAGCCTTGTGAATACCGTTTTCAGATAAAAATTTGAGTCGACTTAGCGCGATACGTCTATTGACTAAAAATGCTCATTTAACTGCATAAACTCCGAAGAATTCGGATCTGCAGAACCCCCGCCCGGAGCAATCACACGGGCCCGTTTTGATAAAGATTTGGTGAAAAACAAAAAATCGAAGTTAAGTATTGCATAAGCATTACTTAACCTGTTAGCTTACAGATAAGACATTTTAAGAAAGTAAAGGAGGAGGGATCATGGCCGGTATTAACACAGTTACTGCAACACTGAACGTTATCGCATCTGTCTTGGGCATTGTCATTGCTTTCCTCTAGACAATCACTTTTCTGAGCGCACCCACTACGCTGCAGAACACGGGAAGTTCTCAGTGTTAGGCAAAAGTTTTTAATATCCAAATTTTATAGTTTTCAAAAATGTAGCCACACACTACATAAGTTTTCTATAAAATATTTAAAAACTTTTGCCAGGGTGCGCGAGGAAAAACAAACAACGACTAATCTTTAGTTAGATTTCCAAACGCTCAGGCATAACACTGGATATTATAACCATACTCAGCGCAGTTTTTCAACCTTTTGACATAATTTCCAGAATTTTGGTTCTTTAACTACTTATCTAAGCAGGTAGAGTGCTTTCCGTTGGCTAGTGGGCCACTATGATCCCACTAGCCAACGGAAAGCACTCTCCTTTTATAACGGAAATAGCGCTCAGGCGAATCAGGCGATAATCCCAAACTCGCTGAGCTACTCCCTAACCTGGACTACTTAATCACAAGGTTAACCATGCGCCCCGGCACAACAATCTGCTTGAACAGGTTCTTACCTTCAAGGTGACTTTGCACCGTAGGTTCTGCGAGCGCAATCTCTACGATCTGATCCTGTGTAGCGTCGGCAGGCACCATAATGCGAGCGCGCACCTTACCGTTGATCTGAATAGGCATTTCTACTTCATCATCAACGAGCCATTTCTCGTCATAATCCGGGAAAGCAACGAATGTGATAGTCTCCTCGTGGCCGAGACGCTTCCATAGTTCTTCCGCGATGTGTGGGGCAACGGGGGCAACCATGATCACCAGCGGTTCTACGGCGGCGCGAGGCGCACCCTTGGCATAGTTCTTGGTCAAGTAGTTGACGTACTCGATGACCTTAGCAACGACGGTATTAATGCGCAGGCCCTCATAGTCATCACGCATGCCCGCAATAGTACGGTGCAGTTGCTTGAGGTCGTCGTCGGCAAGTCCCGCATCCGTGACCACAACGGAGCCGTCGTCTTCAGAAACAACAAGGCGCCACAATCGTTGCAGGAAGCGATGCGCACCAATAACATCTTTGGTTGCCCACGGGCGAGACGTATCCAAAGGCCCCATCGCCATCTCATAGACGCGGAGAGTATCGGCACCAAAATCAGAGCAGATCTCATCCGGAGCCACGGCATTCTTCAAGGACTTACCCATCTTGCCGTATTCCTGATTCACCTCTTCGCCTTGGTAGAAGAACTTGCCGTCCTTCTCTTCCACCTCAGCAGCAGGAACATACACTCCGCGACTATCGGTATAAGCAAAGGCCTGAATATATCCCTGGTTAAACAGGCGACGATAAGGCTCACCAGAAGTAACATAGCCAAGATCAAAAAGCACCTTGTGCCAGAAGCGTGAGTAGAGCAAGTGCAGAACAGCGTGCTCCACGCCTCCCACGTACAGGTCCACGCCGCCGAGGTCATTCTCCCCGCGTGGCCCTGTCCAATAGCGTTCATTCTCTATATCGCAGAACTGCTTGTTATTGGTGGGATCGATATAACGCAGCTGATACCACGAGGAACCTGCCCACTGTGGCATAACGTTAGTGTCGCGGGTGTAAGTCTTTAGGCCATCGCCCAGGTCGAGCTCCACCTGGGTCCATTCCGTGGCCTTAGCCAACGGTGGCTGCGGCTCAGAATCGGCATCGTCCGGATCAAAAGAGACAGGCTTATAGTCTTCAACCTCGGGCAGTTCCACCGGCAGCATAGACTCAGGAAGCGCATGAGCAACGCCATCTGCGTCGTAGACTACGGGGAACGGCTCGCCCCAATAAC
This genomic window contains:
- a CDS encoding bifunctional ADP-dependent NAD(P)H-hydrate dehydratase/NAD(P)H-hydrate epimerase, which encodes MHAYSVADIRAAENPLIQAAAPDALMRQAAQAVAEAALCMLPHDTSKILVVAGSGGNGGDGLYAGALLAQLGHTVHAVLASSSAHAPALAAFEQAGGILAPLEEADLVIDAIMGLGGTTELRDTTWNLWQKAVAKAPAVLAVDVPSGINSDTGSNRPGAACVTADATITFGVARIAHAVSPHCGEVLVADINAGQSLAQAFSTKSPAVDFFQTVQRSRFSWPDHFLRTDPLHIIESLEPAAEHNKYSGGVVGVIAGSETYPGAAVLTATAAVHATPSMVRFVGSCAQDVVRARPEVVATELLIDAGRVQAWAYGPGAGDTDWLADLLQRPEPLVIDADGITQLAQEPELRGLLARRGSHGWQTLITPHEGEFLRLAARCAPIRDIHEDRIGAVRDLARALGCQVLLKGRITIIGSADSAVCINAGHSWAATPGSGDVLTGLIGAWVARSGLDAVPLCVSIHAMAAWLSAQTEYGPASTWAAKIADFISQATAALASPQNS
- a CDS encoding VanZ family protein produces the protein MVLQRMGSVKAASATLVAALAVVFALTLMKGTYSFGGLWSTEAHRNRSIDLQLFDAWNNPTLWYAPWLDAVGNVALFIPFGFLLVTILAGHWKAPIIFSTMLGFLMSVGIEATQYVYAIGYTDLDDVLCNTVGAFMGACFARILGSRGRGLVVTFFLVGALCILAEMILSIVF
- a CDS encoding YhgE/Pip domain-containing protein; this translates as MSQLTSQATRHFSWKRLCAVVFLLLPVVASVVYMWAMWDPTKNLRSVDLAVVNEDAGATRNGEFERYGDKVVKGLLARDYLAFREVDANEAKKGLDSGKYLFTVTIPESFSANVNTLLADKPTNPEITISYNDFNGTNGSVLTGGLVPKIQQAVSASISESYAKKLLTGVNNLGGGLTRAADGSAKLDEGAGKLQAGLAKGMSGAQQLNGGAHQLADGTSQLAAGAGRLAQGTARLGDGAQQIDAGVGKLTDTLIPVLTTAQKAAPQLQQAADALRAIGAVEQANKVQELATKFDANNPDNQVAQLHKLKNGTATLATMLSDPNSEYYGGVLKLKDGIERLNTGAIKLNTGAGKLADGTQQLHDGSLKLKDGTSQLAGKLGTGASNAPNAKNVEASAKQVAVPIIYKENNSNPVQTVVDSKDPTVKSLSGGASMLIVMVFGFLLMAMAAILIPHVFGTDRRSAFVGPTLKSFAGLAGVGVITLAVLAMGASLVGWKPASIAGIALGFLLTATAAAATNQMLRALLGRFTGGIAILAAFAFGMFSFGGVWPLATVPSFFQVFHPITPMTYARNAFVQASQGELNGSYGVAILVLLAFTLIPLAITLVVRSARVKKLREEHGKDSSTETPEPALV